Proteins from a single region of Gasterosteus aculeatus chromosome Y, fGasAcu3.hap1.1, whole genome shotgun sequence:
- the LOC120812602 gene encoding histone H2B: MPEVVKAPKKGSKKAVSKAVTKGGKKRRKSRKESYAIYVYKVMKQVHPDTGISSKAMGIMNSFVSDIFERIAGEASRLAHYNKRSTITSREIQTAVRLLLPGELAKHAVSEGTKAVTKYTSSK, from the coding sequence ATGCCTGAGGTTGtgaaagcgcccaagaagggctccaagaaagccgtGTCCAAGGCCGTTACCAAGGGCggcaagaaaaggagaaagtccaggaaggagagctacgccatctacgtgtacaaggtgatgaagcaggtgcaccccgacaccggcatctcctccaaggccatgggcatcatgaactcgttcgtgagcgacatctttgagcgcatcgccggtgaggcctctcgcctggctcactacaacaagcgctccaccatcacctccagggagatccagaccgctgtgcgcctgctgctgcccggcgagctggccaagcacgccgtgtctgagggaaccaaggccgtgaccaagtacaccagctccaagtaa
- the LOC144390853 gene encoding histone H3, which produces MARTKQTARKSTGGKAPRKQLATKAARKSAPATGGVKKPHRYRPGTVALREIRRYQKSTELLIRKLPFQRLVREIAQDFKTDLRFQSSAVMALQESSEAYLVGLFEDTNLCAIHAKRVTIMPKDIQLARRIRGERA; this is translated from the coding sequence ATGGCACGAACCAAGCAGACCGCTCGTAAGTCCACCGGAGGCAAagcccccaggaagcagctcgccaccaaggccgcccgtaagagcgccccggccactggcggcgtgaagaagcctcaccgttacaggcccggtaccgtggccctgagggagatccgtcgctaccagaagtccacggagctgctgatccgcaagctgcccttccagcgtctggtgagagagatcgctcaggacttcaagaccgacctgcgcttccagagctccgctgttatggctctgcaggagtccagcgaggcttacctggtgggcctgttcgaggacaccaacctgtgcgccatccacgccaagagggtcaccatcatgcccaaagacatccagctggcccgtcgcATCCGCGGAGAACGAGCTTAA
- the LOC144390852 gene encoding histone H2B 1/2-like, protein MPEVVKAPKKGSKKAVSKAVSKSGKKKRKTRKESYAIYVYKVMKQVHPDTGISSKAMGIMNSFVSDIFERIAGEASRLAHYNKRSTITSREIQTAVRLLLPGELAKHAVSEGTKAVTKYTSSK, encoded by the coding sequence ATGCCGGAGGTTGtgaaagcgcccaagaagggctccaagaaagccgtctccaaggccgtcagcaagagcggcaagaagaagaggaagaccaggaaggagagctacgccatctacgtgtacaaggtgatgaagcaggtgcACCCCGAtaccggcatctcctccaaggccatgggcatcatgaactcgttcgtgagcgacatctttgagcgcatcgccggcgaggcctctcgcctggctcactacaacaagcgctccaccatcacctccagggagatccagaccgctgtgcgcctgctgctgcccggcgagctggccaagcacgccgtgtctgagggaaccaaggccgtgaccaagtacaccagctccaagtaa
- the LOC144390856 gene encoding histone H2A-like → MSGRGKTGGKARAKAKTRSSRAGLQFPVGRVHRHLRKGNYAQRVGAGAPVYLAAVLEYLTAEILELAGNAARDNKKTRIIPRHLQLAVRNDEELNKLLGGVTIAQGGVLPNIQAVLLPKKTREARQEVKPETSIHHKSSFKSHPLTRKELRYTCLRYWAQ, encoded by the coding sequence ATGAGCGGCAGAGGTAAAACCGGTGGAAAGGCCCGAgcgaaggcaaagacccgctcctctcgtgctggactccagttcccagtcggtcgcgtccacagacatctgcgcaaagggaactatgcgcagcgcgtcggcgcaggagcccccgtctacctggcggcagtgctggagtacctgaccgctgagatcctggagctggctggaaacgccgcccgcgacaacaagaagacccgcatcatcccCCGTCACCTGCAActggctgtccgcaacgacgaggagctcaacaagctgctgggcggagtgaccatcgctcagggcggcgtgctgcccaacatccaggcggtgctgctgcccaagaagacccgagaagcccgccaagaagtaAAGCCGGAGACCTCCATCCACCACAAaagctcttttaagagccacccactcaCACGAAAAGAGCTGCGATACACATGTCTCCGGTATTGGGCCCAATAA